In Pseudomonas sp. GCEP-101, one DNA window encodes the following:
- the rlmF gene encoding 23S rRNA (adenine(1618)-N(6))-methyltransferase RlmF, with product MSKPPKRPASPAKPAQALRDPAAKRPNLLHPRNRHQGYYDFPALIEGCPELGRFVITNPYGKPSIDFASPEAVRVFNRALLKTQYGIAQWDIPAGFLCPPIPGRADYVHYLADLLAEDNGGSVPRGPDVRVLDIGVGANCIYPLIGHRDYGWRFLGSDIEPAALASAHAIVNGNPGLAAAIELRQQHEPTHIFRGLLGADERFDATLCNPPFHASPEEASSGSRRKWKNLGKLDPSRQLPKLNFGGQNNELWCEGGEIAFLRKLAAESAEVGRQVRWFSSLVSKAGNLDDFRRALKKAGAVSIRTVDMAQGQKQSRFVAWTFLEPEHRRVRPQGA from the coding sequence ATGTCGAAACCGCCGAAACGCCCCGCCTCCCCCGCGAAACCCGCCCAGGCCCTGCGCGACCCCGCCGCCAAGCGGCCGAACCTGCTGCACCCGCGCAACCGGCACCAGGGTTACTATGACTTTCCGGCGCTGATCGAAGGCTGCCCGGAGCTGGGCCGCTTCGTCATCACCAACCCCTACGGCAAGCCCAGCATCGACTTCGCCAGCCCCGAGGCGGTGCGCGTGTTCAACCGGGCGCTGCTCAAGACGCAGTACGGCATCGCCCAGTGGGACATCCCCGCCGGCTTCCTGTGCCCGCCGATCCCCGGCCGCGCGGACTACGTGCACTACCTCGCCGACCTGCTCGCCGAGGACAACGGCGGCAGCGTGCCGCGCGGGCCGGACGTGCGCGTGCTGGACATCGGCGTCGGCGCCAACTGCATCTACCCGCTGATCGGCCACCGCGACTACGGCTGGCGCTTCCTCGGCTCGGACATTGAACCGGCCGCACTGGCCTCCGCCCACGCCATCGTCAACGGCAACCCGGGCCTGGCCGCGGCCATCGAGTTGCGCCAGCAGCACGAGCCGACGCACATCTTCCGCGGCCTGCTGGGCGCGGACGAGCGCTTCGACGCCACCCTGTGCAACCCGCCCTTCCACGCATCGCCAGAGGAAGCCAGCAGCGGCAGCCGGCGAAAATGGAAGAACCTCGGCAAGCTCGACCCGTCGCGCCAATTGCCCAAGCTGAACTTTGGCGGGCAGAACAACGAGCTGTGGTGCGAGGGCGGCGAGATCGCCTTCCTGCGCAAGCTCGCGGCGGAAAGCGCAGAAGTCGGCCGGCAGGTGCGCTGGTTCAGCTCGCTGGTGTCCAAGGCCGGCAACCTCGACGACTTCCGCCGCGCCCTGAAGAAGGCCGGCGCCGTCAGCATCCGCACCGTGGACATGGCCCAGGGGCAGAAGCAGAGCCGCTTCGTCGCCTGGACCTTCCTCGAGCCGGAGCACCGTCGCGTCCGCCCGCAGGGCGCCTAG
- a CDS encoding SLC13 family permease — protein MSLQLIWVLALLATAVGLFVINRPRMDVVALLVMVALPLSGILSAEEALAGFADPNVILIAALFVIGEGLVRTGVAYRIGEWLTRRAGASETRLLVLLMLAVAGLGSVMSSTGVVAIFIPVVLSIAARLHVSPRRLMMPLSFAGLISGMLTLVATAPNVVVHSELVREGGQGFGFFSFTPFGLVVLVLGVGYMLVARRWLGEDDGDAGQSVKRRTLGDLIRDYQLAGRERRLRIRHDSRLVGMSLSEVELRARAGTNVVAIERTAHFRMKILSPNANIQLQAGDVLLVDIFGERTDLLGLYHEYGLEPLSLQGDYFTERSHEVGMAEVTLPPESALLGKSVLDLEFRSQFGLNVVGLRRNREAVVDGLLEAKLKVGDTLLVVGPWKDIRQLQSRGRDFLVLGLPMEVDEAAPAASQAPHALFSLAVMVILMVSGLVPNVMAALIACLLMGAFRCIDMDSAYRAIHWQSLLLIVGMLPFALALQKTGGITLAVNGLVGVLGGAGPYAILASLFALTALIGLFISNTATAVLMAPVAVATAKALGASPDAFAMIVALAASAAFMTPISSPVNTLVLGPGRYRFGDFVKVGVPFTILVMIVSVVLVPWLLPL, from the coding sequence ATGAGTCTGCAACTGATCTGGGTACTCGCCCTGCTCGCCACCGCGGTGGGGCTGTTCGTCATCAACCGTCCGCGCATGGACGTGGTCGCCCTGCTGGTGATGGTCGCCCTGCCCCTGTCGGGCATCCTCAGCGCGGAGGAGGCGCTGGCCGGCTTTGCCGATCCCAACGTCATCCTGATCGCCGCGCTGTTCGTCATCGGCGAGGGCCTGGTGCGTACCGGCGTGGCCTACCGCATCGGCGAATGGCTGACCCGCCGTGCCGGCGCCAGCGAGACGCGCCTGCTGGTGCTGCTGATGCTCGCGGTGGCCGGGCTTGGCTCGGTGATGAGTTCCACCGGCGTGGTCGCCATCTTCATTCCGGTGGTGCTGAGCATCGCCGCGCGCCTGCACGTCTCGCCGCGCCGGCTGATGATGCCGCTGAGCTTCGCCGGGCTGATCAGCGGCATGCTCACCCTGGTCGCCACCGCGCCCAACGTGGTGGTGCACAGCGAACTGGTGCGCGAGGGCGGCCAGGGCTTCGGCTTCTTCAGCTTTACCCCGTTCGGCCTGGTGGTGCTGGTGCTCGGCGTCGGCTACATGCTGGTGGCGCGGCGCTGGCTGGGCGAGGACGACGGCGACGCCGGGCAGAGCGTCAAGCGGCGCACCCTGGGCGACCTGATCCGCGACTACCAGCTCGCCGGCCGCGAGCGCCGCCTGCGCATCCGCCACGATTCGCGGCTGGTGGGCATGAGCCTGAGCGAGGTGGAGCTGCGCGCCCGCGCCGGCACCAACGTGGTGGCCATCGAACGCACCGCGCACTTCCGCATGAAGATCCTCAGCCCCAACGCCAACATCCAGCTGCAGGCCGGGGACGTGCTGCTGGTGGATATCTTCGGCGAGCGCACCGATCTGCTGGGTCTCTACCACGAGTACGGCCTGGAGCCGCTGAGCCTGCAGGGCGACTACTTCACCGAGCGCTCCCATGAGGTCGGCATGGCCGAGGTCACGCTGCCGCCGGAGTCCGCCCTGCTGGGCAAGAGCGTGCTGGACCTGGAGTTCCGCAGCCAGTTCGGCCTCAACGTGGTGGGCCTGCGACGCAACCGCGAAGCCGTGGTGGACGGGCTCCTGGAAGCCAAGCTCAAGGTTGGCGACACCCTGCTGGTGGTCGGGCCCTGGAAGGACATCCGCCAGTTGCAGAGCCGCGGCCGCGACTTCCTCGTGCTCGGCCTGCCGATGGAAGTGGACGAGGCCGCCCCCGCCGCCAGCCAGGCGCCCCACGCGCTGTTCAGCCTGGCGGTGATGGTGATCCTGATGGTCAGCGGCCTGGTGCCCAACGTCATGGCCGCGCTGATCGCCTGCCTGCTGATGGGCGCATTCCGCTGCATCGACATGGACAGCGCCTACCGCGCCATCCACTGGCAGAGCCTGCTGCTGATCGTCGGCATGCTGCCCTTCGCCCTGGCCCTGCAGAAGACCGGCGGCATCACCCTGGCGGTCAACGGCCTGGTCGGCGTCCTCGGCGGCGCCGGGCCCTACGCCATTCTCGCCAGCCTGTTCGCGCTGACGGCGCTGATCGGCCTGTTCATCTCCAACACCGCCACCGCAGTGCTCATGGCGCCGGTGGCCGTGGCCACGGCCAAGGCCCTGGGCGCCTCGCCCGACGCCTTCGCGATGATCGTCGCGCTGGCCGCCTCGGCCGCCTTCATGACGCCCATTTCCTCACCGGTGAACACCCTGGTGCTGGGACCGGGGCGTTATCGCTTCGGCGATTTCGTCAAGGTTGGCGTACCCTTCACGATTCTGGTGATGATCGTCAGCGTTGTGCTGGTACCCTGGCTGCTGCCGCTGTAG
- a CDS encoding hydrolase — protein MLLRAQASTLLIIDIQERLFPAIHDNEAVLEHSAWLLAIARRLGVPVLATEQYPKGLGPTVPALRDALAEAEVREKIAFSAVADPGLLHLPGGERRQFVVCGTEAHVCVLQTVMGLLAEDREVFVVDEAVGSRRPQDKALALARLRQAGAVIVSREMVAFEWMERAGTEVFREISKQFIR, from the coding sequence ATGCTGCTGCGCGCCCAGGCCTCGACCCTGCTGATCATCGACATCCAGGAGCGCCTGTTCCCGGCCATCCATGACAACGAGGCGGTGCTCGAGCACAGCGCCTGGCTGCTGGCCATTGCGCGTCGGCTGGGTGTGCCGGTGCTGGCCACGGAGCAGTATCCGAAAGGCCTCGGTCCGACCGTGCCGGCGCTGCGCGACGCGCTGGCGGAGGCCGAGGTGCGGGAGAAGATCGCCTTTTCCGCCGTTGCCGATCCGGGGTTGTTGCACCTGCCCGGCGGCGAGCGCCGGCAGTTCGTGGTGTGCGGCACCGAGGCGCACGTCTGCGTGCTGCAGACGGTAATGGGCCTGTTGGCCGAGGACCGCGAGGTGTTCGTGGTGGACGAGGCCGTCGGCTCGCGCCGCCCGCAGGACAAGGCGCTGGCGTTGGCCAGGTTGCGCCAGGCCGGCGCGGTGATCGTCTCGCGGGAGATGGTCGCCTTCGAGTGGATGGAACGCGCGGGGACGGAGGTCTTCCGCGAGATCAGCAAGCAGTTCATCCGCTGA
- a CDS encoding LysR family transcriptional regulator: protein MDSLNGLRVFLQVADTLSFAQAARLLGLSASAVGKSIARLEERLGVRLFHRSTRSLSLSNEGQLFLERCRRILDELEAAEQELALSTQQARGRLKISMPLVAGLLPQVLPEFLRCYPRIQLDIDFTDRLVDVIEEGFDLVVRGGELRDSRLKARKLGDFSLLLVAAPAYLRQYGTPRRPADLSQHLCLHYRYPSSGLVQRWPLKLEAGDAEPRLDGGLICNTADMLISVASQGMGIACLPDFAVRSALNEGRLVQVLSEHTAHLGSFHALWPAGRRMSLKLRVFLDFLSDRLFVTR from the coding sequence ATGGACAGCCTCAACGGTCTGCGCGTCTTCCTCCAGGTCGCCGACACCCTGAGCTTTGCCCAGGCTGCGCGTCTGCTCGGGCTCTCCGCCTCGGCGGTGGGCAAGAGCATCGCCCGGCTGGAGGAGCGCCTCGGCGTGCGTCTGTTCCACCGCAGCACCCGCAGCTTGAGCCTCTCCAACGAAGGCCAGCTGTTCCTCGAGCGCTGCCGGCGCATTCTCGACGAACTCGAAGCGGCGGAGCAGGAACTGGCGCTGTCCACCCAGCAGGCTCGCGGGCGCCTGAAGATCAGCATGCCGCTGGTGGCGGGGCTGCTGCCGCAGGTGCTCCCCGAATTCCTCCGCTGCTACCCGCGCATCCAGTTGGACATCGACTTCACCGACCGCCTGGTGGACGTCATCGAAGAGGGGTTCGACCTCGTCGTGCGCGGCGGCGAGTTGCGCGATTCGCGGCTCAAGGCGCGCAAGCTGGGCGACTTCAGCCTGCTGCTGGTGGCCGCGCCGGCCTACCTTCGGCAGTACGGCACACCGCGGCGCCCAGCGGATCTCAGCCAGCACCTGTGCCTGCATTACCGCTACCCGAGCAGCGGCCTGGTGCAGCGCTGGCCGTTGAAACTGGAGGCGGGAGATGCGGAACCCCGCCTGGACGGCGGGCTGATCTGCAACACCGCCGACATGCTGATCAGCGTTGCCAGCCAGGGCATGGGCATTGCCTGCCTGCCCGACTTCGCGGTGCGCAGCGCGCTCAATGAGGGCCGGCTGGTCCAGGTGCTCAGCGAACACACCGCGCACCTGGGCAGCTTCCACGCGTTGTGGCCGGCGGGCCGGCGCATGTCGCTCAAGCTGCGGGTGTTCCTCGACTTCCTCAGCGACCGGCTGTTCGTCACCCGTTGA
- a CDS encoding M14 family metallopeptidase, translating to MDHLSSRVLLAGLFATSSLPLYAALPSAPGYIDDSGYSAAARTRILPAMFEQKLTSTKYIAKADNPLITLAESTGFQQTSDYHQTRAWLQKLADASSGTIALSDLPENSATGEPMLLVTASREADKSPAGLNKSGKPTIFVEAEIHPGEANGKDAMFMLLRDMTTGDKPLAGVLDKVNILFIPTVNIDGDLRRSPYGRINQNGPEVTGWRVNGLNYNLNRDFTKLDSAEIRNVAWVFNQYDLSFFADTHSTDGAMYPYDSSYCHNGNGWSPASSQWMDKVMRGPVYKALEGDGHVVHECISFNDNQDPTQGYYPYRTDLARFSNQYGDIRNVPSILIEQHALHPYETQVLGNYVMLKAMFQVIGDNADSLKQAITKDRERLAAQQQVTLTWKPGEAQRTPFTVGDYRYEESPITGKKTIVWSNKPKQLNVPITDNSVPDLVVKRPKQYVVPVQWSEVIARLKSHGIQMETLDKATPIEVTLYRMDDIKLAGGFEPDRAATNEIPGYEGHLLVSGVGKPFQRLQTYPAGSVVIDTDQPLGVLAVNLLTAESPDSFWSWGFFNSTLVSAEEPEEYVMEPMARKMLAEDPKLKAEFEQKLKDDKAFAKDAQARLQWFYQRTPFYDVNAYVYPVGAVY from the coding sequence ATGGACCACCTCTCGTCCCGAGTGCTACTCGCCGGCCTCTTTGCCACCTCCAGCCTGCCCCTGTATGCCGCCCTGCCTTCGGCGCCGGGGTACATCGATGACAGCGGCTACAGCGCCGCCGCCAGGACGCGCATCCTCCCGGCGATGTTCGAGCAGAAGCTCACCAGTACGAAGTACATCGCCAAGGCCGACAACCCGCTGATCACCCTGGCCGAATCCACCGGCTTCCAGCAGACCTCCGACTACCACCAGACCCGCGCCTGGCTGCAGAAGCTGGCCGATGCCTCCAGTGGCACCATCGCCCTGAGCGACCTGCCGGAGAACAGCGCCACCGGCGAGCCGATGCTGCTGGTGACCGCCAGCCGCGAGGCGGACAAGTCACCGGCCGGGCTGAACAAGTCCGGCAAGCCGACGATCTTCGTCGAAGCTGAAATCCACCCGGGCGAGGCCAACGGCAAGGACGCCATGTTCATGCTGCTGCGCGACATGACCACCGGCGACAAGCCGCTGGCCGGCGTGCTGGACAAGGTCAACATCCTCTTCATCCCCACCGTGAACATCGACGGCGACCTGCGCCGCAGCCCCTACGGGCGGATCAACCAGAACGGCCCGGAGGTCACCGGCTGGCGGGTCAACGGCCTGAACTACAACCTCAACCGCGACTTCACCAAGCTCGACAGCGCGGAGATCCGCAACGTCGCCTGGGTGTTCAACCAGTACGACCTGAGTTTCTTCGCCGACACCCATTCCACCGATGGCGCCATGTATCCCTACGACAGCTCGTACTGCCACAACGGCAACGGCTGGTCGCCGGCCTCCAGCCAGTGGATGGACAAGGTCATGCGCGGCCCGGTGTACAAGGCGCTGGAGGGCGACGGGCATGTGGTGCACGAGTGCATCAGCTTCAACGACAACCAGGACCCGACCCAGGGCTACTACCCGTACCGCACGGACCTGGCGCGTTTCTCCAACCAGTACGGCGATATCCGCAACGTGCCCTCGATCCTTATCGAGCAGCACGCGCTGCACCCCTACGAAACCCAGGTGCTGGGCAACTACGTGATGCTCAAGGCGATGTTCCAGGTGATCGGCGATAACGCCGACTCGCTGAAGCAGGCGATCACCAAGGATCGCGAACGGCTGGCGGCGCAGCAGCAGGTGACGCTCACCTGGAAGCCGGGCGAGGCGCAGCGCACGCCGTTCACCGTGGGCGACTACCGCTACGAGGAATCGCCCATCACCGGCAAGAAGACCATTGTCTGGAGCAACAAGCCCAAGCAGCTGAACGTGCCGATCACCGACAACTCGGTGCCGGACCTGGTGGTGAAGCGGCCGAAGCAATACGTGGTGCCGGTGCAGTGGAGCGAGGTGATCGCGCGCCTGAAGTCCCACGGCATCCAGATGGAGACCCTGGACAAGGCCACACCCATCGAGGTGACGCTGTACCGCATGGACGACATCAAGCTGGCCGGCGGATTCGAGCCGGATCGCGCTGCCACCAACGAGATTCCCGGCTACGAGGGGCATCTGCTGGTCAGTGGCGTCGGCAAGCCGTTCCAGCGCCTGCAGACCTACCCGGCGGGCTCGGTGGTGATCGACACCGACCAGCCGCTGGGCGTGCTGGCGGTCAACCTGCTGACGGCGGAAAGCCCTGACTCGTTCTGGTCCTGGGGCTTCTTCAATTCGACCCTTGTGTCCGCCGAGGAGCCGGAGGAATACGTGATGGAGCCGATGGCGCGCAAGATGCTCGCCGAGGACCCGAAGCTGAAAGCCGAGTTCGAGCAGAAGCTCAAGGACGACAAGGCCTTCGCCAAGGACGCCCAGGCACGCCTGCAGTGGTTCTACCAGCGCACGCCGTTCTATGACGTGAATGCCTACGTGTACCCGGTGGGGGCGGTGTACTGA
- a CDS encoding thiamine pyrophosphate-binding protein, producing MSDLPARNGGQILVDALQQHAVDTVYCIPGESYLPVLDALHDAADIQTIVTRHEGAASNMADAYGKLTGRPGICFVTRGPGATHAANGVHTAMQDSTPMILFIGQVESAFKGREAFQEVDYRQMFGGLAKWATEIDDIRRIPEIVARAFRVAQSGRPGPVVIGLPEEVLFGCAQVADVAPTPITRPAPAAAAMAELRERLSQARRPLLIVGGTGWTPEACQQVRAFARANRLPLVASFRRQDLIDNRDEQYVGQLGFGASPALTARVQEADLLIVLGSRLSETPTAGYTLIQSPRPLQDMIHVYADASELGRVYQADQSIQAGMPEIAAALAGLDPLSETPWAEWTPAARADHLNYITPPHYAEPPRGVDLAQVVQYLNETLPDDAVVSNGAGNYAVWVHRFYRYRAPRSQLAPTNGAMGYGFPAAIAAKLRDPQRSVVCFAGDGCFMMYPQELATAVQYGAALTVIVVNNGMLGTIRMHQEREYPGRISATELRNPDFVALAQAFGAHGERVERSEDFAAAFERAQASGRPALIELRTDPQQITPAARLP from the coding sequence ATGTCCGACCTCCCGGCCCGCAACGGCGGCCAGATCCTCGTCGATGCCCTGCAGCAGCACGCGGTGGACACCGTCTACTGCATCCCCGGCGAAAGCTACCTGCCGGTGCTCGATGCCCTGCACGATGCCGCCGATATCCAGACCATCGTCACCCGCCACGAAGGCGCCGCCTCGAACATGGCCGATGCCTACGGCAAGCTCACCGGCCGCCCCGGCATCTGCTTCGTCACCCGCGGGCCGGGCGCGACCCATGCGGCCAACGGCGTGCACACGGCGATGCAGGACTCGACACCGATGATCCTTTTCATCGGCCAGGTGGAAAGCGCCTTCAAGGGCCGCGAAGCCTTCCAGGAAGTGGACTACCGGCAGATGTTCGGTGGCCTGGCCAAGTGGGCCACCGAGATCGACGACATCCGCCGCATTCCGGAGATCGTCGCCCGCGCCTTCCGCGTCGCCCAGTCCGGGCGCCCTGGGCCGGTGGTGATCGGGCTGCCGGAGGAAGTGCTGTTCGGCTGCGCGCAGGTCGCCGACGTGGCGCCGACGCCGATCACTCGCCCCGCGCCCGCTGCCGCCGCCATGGCCGAGCTGCGCGAGCGCCTGAGCCAGGCGCGGCGCCCGCTGCTGATCGTCGGCGGTACCGGCTGGACGCCGGAGGCCTGCCAGCAGGTGCGCGCCTTCGCCCGCGCCAACCGGCTACCACTGGTGGCCTCGTTCCGTCGCCAGGACCTGATCGACAACCGCGACGAGCAGTATGTCGGCCAGCTCGGTTTCGGCGCCTCGCCCGCGCTCACCGCGCGGGTGCAGGAGGCCGACCTGCTGATCGTGCTCGGCTCGCGCCTGAGCGAAACGCCCACCGCCGGCTACACCCTGATCCAGAGCCCGCGCCCGCTGCAGGACATGATCCACGTCTACGCCGATGCCAGCGAGCTGGGCCGTGTCTACCAGGCTGACCAGAGCATCCAGGCCGGCATGCCGGAGATCGCCGCCGCCCTCGCCGGCCTCGACCCGCTCAGCGAAACGCCCTGGGCCGAATGGACCCCCGCCGCCCGCGCGGACCACCTGAACTACATCACCCCGCCGCACTATGCCGAGCCACCGCGGGGAGTGGACCTCGCGCAGGTGGTCCAGTACCTGAACGAAACCCTGCCGGACGACGCCGTCGTCAGCAACGGCGCCGGCAACTACGCCGTCTGGGTGCACCGCTTCTACCGCTACCGCGCGCCACGCAGCCAGCTGGCCCCCACCAATGGCGCCATGGGCTACGGCTTCCCTGCCGCCATCGCCGCCAAGCTGCGCGACCCGCAGCGCAGCGTGGTGTGCTTCGCCGGCGACGGCTGCTTCATGATGTATCCCCAGGAGCTGGCCACCGCCGTGCAGTATGGCGCGGCGCTGACCGTCATCGTGGTCAACAACGGCATGCTCGGCACCATCCGCATGCACCAGGAGCGCGAATACCCCGGCCGCATCAGCGCGACCGAGCTGCGCAACCCCGACTTCGTCGCCCTCGCCCAGGCCTTTGGTGCCCATGGCGAGCGGGTCGAGCGCAGCGAGGATTTCGCCGCCGCCTTCGAACGCGCCCAGGCCAGCGGCCGGCCGGCGCTGATCGAACTGCGCACCGATCCGCAGCAGATCACCCCGGCCGCGCGGCTGCCCTGA
- a CDS encoding VTT domain-containing protein, producing MLAVPPVLWRFRRLILLLAFAALLVLLYRASGLHEDFSLDYLRTELSDHRLRGLLLFIGLFALGNLLHFPGLLFLAAAVLAMGKLWGGLITYCAAVFSCGFTFVVIRAVGGNGLRLLNNRLTRAVFSHLDQRPASSVFLLRHAFITSPTLNYSLALSGIGFWPYMLGTLLGLPIPLLLCCLLFDRLSNVLLG from the coding sequence ATGCTTGCCGTGCCGCCCGTCCTCTGGCGCTTTCGCCGACTGATCCTGCTGCTCGCCTTCGCCGCGCTGCTGGTCCTGCTCTACCGCGCCAGCGGCCTGCACGAGGACTTCAGCCTCGACTACCTGCGCACCGAGCTGAGCGACCATCGCCTGCGCGGCCTGCTGCTGTTCATCGGTCTGTTCGCCCTGGGCAACCTGCTGCATTTCCCCGGCCTGCTGTTCCTCGCCGCCGCCGTGCTGGCCATGGGCAAGCTGTGGGGCGGGCTCATCACCTATTGCGCGGCGGTGTTTTCCTGCGGCTTCACCTTCGTCGTCATCCGCGCCGTCGGCGGCAACGGCCTGCGCCTGCTGAACAACAGGCTGACGCGCGCGGTGTTCAGCCACCTCGACCAGCGCCCGGCCAGCAGCGTGTTCCTCCTGCGCCACGCCTTCATCACCTCGCCGACGCTGAATTACAGCCTGGCGCTGTCGGGCATCGGCTTCTGGCCCTACATGCTCGGCACCCTGCTCGGCCTGCCGATTCCGCTGCTGCTCTGCTGCCTGCTGTTCGACCGCCTGAGCAACGTGCTGCTCGGCTGA
- a CDS encoding winged helix-turn-helix domain-containing protein — MEVSKTKSSFYRRLYVAWLIDSGTATSVPALMEATGMPRRTAQDTLAALADLDIDCTFEQHDGKRNNAGHYRIRDWGAIDPRWIAAHLPTIKDILQYP, encoded by the coding sequence ATGGAAGTGAGCAAGACCAAAAGCAGTTTCTACCGCCGTCTCTACGTCGCCTGGCTGATCGACAGCGGCACCGCCACCAGCGTCCCGGCACTGATGGAGGCCACCGGCATGCCCCGGCGCACCGCCCAGGACACCCTGGCCGCACTGGCCGACCTGGACATCGACTGCACCTTCGAGCAGCACGACGGCAAGCGCAACAATGCCGGCCACTACCGCATCCGCGACTGGGGCGCCATCGATCCGCGCTGGATCGCCGCGCACCTGCCAACGATCAAGGACATCCTGCAGTACCCCTGA
- a CDS encoding MFS transporter, translating to MNPSHDFPESSPETSRWLLLLAASLTAVLIPLCFTGPAVVLPAIAHELGGSAVALNWIVNGYVLAYGAAMMAAGSLADVYGRKRIWLVGLALFCLTTLAIPLADSVALIDLLRVLQGAGGSAAFAAAMAALAQEFDGPIRTRVFSLLGTTFGVGLAFGPLLAGWLTDGPGWRWVFLVPAACALASVPLVVRFCRETRDPHARGLDWRGALSFTAALSLFTYGLLLAPEQGWASLAVAGTLALSAVLLAVFVAVERRIERPLLELSLFSQWRFVGVQLLGASPAFAYVVLIVLLPGRFIGIEGQGALQAGWTMLALSAPLLVVPFLAAMLAKHVGAGSLSALGLVIVAGGLFWLARNLTQGIAPDAPLLVIGIGIGLPWGLMDGLAVSVVERERAGMATGIFNTVRVSADAVAIAVVGALLATLIAAQLEPLGLANAERLMSANQLAIGNLAAVVEQFPQLPPEQLRSDYVAVFSRVLEWLGGVTLVVAGLVFVLLGRERAPGLVAEA from the coding sequence ATGAACCCTTCCCACGACTTCCCCGAGAGCAGCCCCGAGACCTCGCGCTGGCTGCTGTTGCTGGCCGCCAGCCTGACGGCGGTGCTGATCCCGCTGTGCTTCACCGGCCCCGCCGTGGTGCTGCCGGCCATTGCCCATGAACTGGGCGGCTCGGCAGTGGCGCTGAACTGGATCGTCAACGGCTACGTGCTGGCCTACGGCGCAGCGATGATGGCGGCCGGCAGCCTGGCGGACGTGTACGGGCGCAAGCGCATCTGGCTGGTCGGCCTGGCGCTGTTCTGCCTGACCACGCTGGCGATCCCTCTGGCCGATTCGGTGGCGCTCATCGACCTGCTGCGGGTGCTGCAGGGGGCTGGCGGCTCGGCGGCCTTTGCCGCGGCGATGGCGGCGCTGGCGCAGGAATTCGACGGGCCTATCCGCACTCGGGTGTTCAGCTTGCTGGGCACCACGTTCGGCGTTGGCCTGGCGTTCGGCCCGCTGCTGGCCGGCTGGCTTACCGACGGTCCCGGCTGGCGCTGGGTGTTCCTGGTGCCGGCGGCCTGTGCGCTGGCCTCGGTGCCGCTGGTCGTGCGCTTCTGCCGCGAGACGCGGGACCCGCATGCGCGCGGCCTGGATTGGCGTGGCGCGCTGAGCTTCACCGCCGCCCTCAGTCTGTTCACCTACGGCCTGCTGCTGGCGCCGGAGCAGGGCTGGGCAAGCCTGGCCGTGGCCGGCACGCTGGCGCTCAGCGCGGTGTTGCTGGCCGTGTTCGTGGCGGTCGAGCGCCGCATCGAGCGTCCCTTGCTGGAACTATCACTGTTCAGCCAATGGCGCTTCGTGGGCGTGCAACTGCTCGGCGCGTCGCCGGCGTTCGCCTACGTGGTGCTGATCGTGCTGCTGCCGGGGCGCTTCATCGGTATCGAGGGCCAGGGCGCGCTGCAGGCCGGCTGGACCATGCTGGCGCTGTCGGCGCCGCTGCTGGTGGTGCCCTTCCTCGCGGCGATGCTGGCCAAGCACGTGGGTGCCGGCAGCCTCTCGGCGCTCGGCCTGGTCATCGTCGCGGGCGGCCTGTTCTGGCTGGCCCGCAACCTGACGCAGGGCATCGCGCCCGATGCGCCGCTGCTGGTGATCGGCATCGGTATCGGCCTGCCGTGGGGGCTGATGGATGGCCTGGCGGTGAGCGTGGTCGAGCGTGAGCGTGCCGGCATGGCGACGGGCATCTTCAACACGGTGCGGGTATCGGCCGATGCGGTGGCCATCGCGGTGGTCGGCGCCCTGCTGGCAACCCTGATCGCGGCGCAGCTGGAGCCCCTGGGCCTGGCCAATGCAGAGCGCCTGATGAGCGCCAACCAACTGGCCATCGGCAACCTGGCGGCGGTGGTCGAGCAGTTCCCGCAACTGCCGCCCGAGCAACTGCGCAGCGACTACGTGGCCGTGTTCAGCCGGGTTCTCGAGTGGCTGGGGGGCGTGACGCTCGTCGTCGCCGGGTTGGTGTTCGTGCTGCTGGGGCGGGAAAGGGCGCCGGGACTTGTCGCCGAGGCGTGA